From the genome of Kluyveromyces lactis strain NRRL Y-1140 chromosome F complete sequence:
CAAACTCTGGtcttttttcattttcgaATTCTTCTGGTGAGAATTCAATGTGGAATGTGATTGGATTATCCAACAGAAGCTTTTTGGTATCTTCGTCGATAACTTGGCATCTAACGTATATGTGAGCGACATGCACAGGTTTGGCAAAGAACTTTTCCCTCGATTCGAACTCCTCGATTATGAGACCGgatttttcatcaaaccATTCTGTGGCATGGTACGAATCGTCATGTATGAATCGATGGTTTCTAATAAAATCTTCGTCCAATTTAGTGCTGTTCAATTGTTCCCATGTATCCATTTGTAAGGCACTCATTTGAATTGTTATGTAGAGTTCATTCACAAGAGCAAATCCTCCCATCACCACAAGAAAAAGTGTTATTCGGGCACTTAGCGGGTCATCAGTGTATTGTTTAAGAAAGTTTACTTTTCTGATCCAAGCGATCATAATGCTTTCCAATTGCAAATAGTGACGCAGCACCGTCGCGCGTAATTCCTCCATATTG
Proteins encoded in this window:
- the ERG29 gene encoding Erg29p (similar to uniprot|P40207 Saccharomyces cerevisiae YMR134W Protein required for cell viability) → MEELRATVLRHYLQLESIMIAWIRKVNFLKQYTDDPLSARITLFLVVMGGFALVNELYITIQMSALQMDTWEQLNSTKLDEDFIRNHRFIHDDSYHATEWFDEKSGLIIEEFESREKFFAKPVHVAHIYVRCQVIDEDTKKLLLDNPITFHIEFSPEEFENEKRPEFGCTLRLLKSKLYHFFKDGHFYDQFKQPSKTFTITKNVKIYNTMSEELPKNLDDIQLCFLKMETGDTIDCEFLV